In Rahnella variigena, one DNA window encodes the following:
- the ptrA gene encoding pitrilysin, which produces MLKQVTRISGLLLLLTFWAPVVSSAADWQPYPQAINKSQNDPRQYQAIKLANDMTVLLVSDPQAPKSLAALAIPVGSLEDPGSQLGLAHYTEHMLLMGSKKYPQPESLSEFLKKHGGSHNGSTASYRTAFYLEVENDALPEAVDRLSDAIGEPLLDPANGDRERNAVNAELTMARSRDGMRMAQVRAETLNPEHPAARFAGGNLDTLKDKPGSKLHDELTAFYHRYYSANLMVGVIYSNKSLPELAELASTTFGQIANHHAVVPPITVPTLTAEQKGEFIHFVPAQPRKELRIEFAIDNNSADFRSKTDTYISYLIGNRSPNTLSDWLQKQGYADGISAGADPMVNRNMGVFNISVSLTDKGLAQRDTVIAAVFSYLNEMRARGIEKPYFDEIAHVMALDFRYPALTRDMDYVEWLVDTMLRVPVEHVLDSPYLTDQYDPKAIGSRLDEMTPQNARYWIISPNEPHNKVAYFVNAPYQVDKVPPQTYEQWKTIGQTIALSLPALNPYIPESLALVTKDSKATKPELLVDEKGLRVFYMPSRYFADEPKANVTVSFRNDQALSTAKNQVLYGLTDYLTGVAFDQLSYQASIGGITFGTSPDNGLQFTATGFTECLPDLLAALVDNYPDFKPTQEQLDQAKSWYLERLASADKGKAFELALQPVQLLSRVPYTERSEREKLVSAITLEDVNAYREQLVHHAAVEVMVVGNMTAAQVKAMSQQIMQKLGAHGDKWWRGEQAQVTEPVKANIQRVGTSSDSALAAVYVPTGYDEVQSMGYSALLGQIIQPWFYSQLRTQEQLGYAVFAFPIPVGKQWGIGFLLQSNSKQPDYLYQRYLAFYPQAEKRLREMKDAEFLQYKQGLVNEMQQNPQTLDEEADRFGNDFSRGNAQFDTRANVIRVIAGLTQTQLADYFQKAVIKQEGLAMLSQVSGNDSKTPQYAAPEGFKTWPDTSTLQKTLEPNSAE; this is translated from the coding sequence ATGTTAAAACAGGTTACCCGTATTTCCGGGTTACTGTTGTTATTGACCTTTTGGGCCCCTGTTGTTTCAAGTGCAGCCGACTGGCAGCCTTATCCACAAGCTATCAATAAAAGTCAGAACGACCCGCGTCAGTATCAGGCCATCAAACTGGCGAATGATATGACCGTTTTGCTGGTATCTGATCCTCAAGCCCCCAAGTCTCTCGCTGCACTGGCTATTCCTGTCGGATCACTGGAAGATCCCGGTTCCCAATTAGGCCTGGCTCACTATACCGAACACATGTTGCTGATGGGTTCTAAGAAATATCCTCAGCCTGAAAGCCTTTCTGAATTCCTTAAGAAACACGGCGGTAGTCATAACGGCAGCACGGCGTCTTACCGCACGGCCTTTTATCTGGAAGTGGAAAATGACGCTCTGCCTGAGGCCGTTGATCGCCTTTCCGATGCCATTGGCGAGCCTTTACTGGATCCCGCTAATGGCGACCGCGAGCGTAATGCGGTCAACGCTGAGCTGACGATGGCACGCTCCCGCGACGGAATGCGCATGGCGCAGGTTCGCGCAGAGACATTGAACCCTGAGCATCCGGCAGCCCGTTTCGCCGGGGGGAATCTGGATACCCTGAAAGACAAACCCGGCAGCAAGCTGCATGATGAACTGACGGCTTTTTATCACCGCTATTATTCCGCTAACCTGATGGTCGGCGTGATTTACAGTAATAAGTCTTTGCCGGAACTGGCAGAACTGGCCTCAACGACCTTTGGTCAGATAGCCAATCATCACGCGGTGGTTCCGCCAATCACGGTGCCCACGTTAACCGCTGAACAGAAAGGGGAATTCATCCATTTTGTTCCTGCACAACCCCGCAAAGAATTACGCATTGAATTTGCCATCGATAACAACAGCGCAGATTTTCGCAGTAAAACTGACACCTATATCAGCTATCTGATTGGCAACCGCAGCCCGAATACACTCTCTGACTGGTTACAGAAACAGGGTTATGCTGACGGGATAAGTGCCGGTGCTGATCCGATGGTGAACCGTAATATGGGCGTCTTCAATATCTCGGTTTCCCTGACGGATAAGGGTCTCGCACAGCGTGACACCGTGATTGCTGCTGTATTCAGTTATCTCAACGAGATGCGCGCCAGGGGTATTGAGAAGCCCTATTTTGATGAAATTGCGCACGTGATGGCGCTCGACTTCCGGTATCCGGCATTAACGCGGGATATGGATTACGTCGAATGGCTGGTGGATACCATGCTGCGCGTACCGGTTGAGCACGTTCTCGATTCGCCTTATCTGACAGATCAATACGACCCCAAAGCCATTGGGTCCCGTCTGGATGAAATGACGCCGCAAAATGCGCGCTATTGGATAATCAGCCCAAATGAGCCGCACAATAAAGTGGCTTACTTTGTGAATGCGCCTTATCAGGTCGATAAAGTGCCGCCTCAGACTTATGAGCAATGGAAAACCATCGGGCAAACTATCGCGTTATCACTGCCGGCACTGAATCCCTATATCCCCGAGTCACTCGCGCTGGTGACCAAAGACTCTAAAGCGACAAAACCTGAACTGCTGGTGGACGAAAAAGGTTTACGGGTGTTCTACATGCCCAGCAGATACTTCGCTGACGAGCCAAAAGCCAATGTGACCGTTTCTTTCCGCAACGATCAGGCGCTCAGCACGGCTAAAAATCAGGTGCTGTACGGTCTTACGGATTATCTGACTGGCGTAGCGTTCGATCAACTGAGCTATCAGGCGTCCATCGGTGGGATTACTTTCGGCACATCGCCGGACAATGGCCTGCAATTTACAGCTACAGGTTTTACCGAGTGCCTGCCTGATTTGCTGGCAGCGCTGGTAGACAATTATCCTGACTTCAAACCGACTCAGGAACAGCTGGATCAGGCGAAATCGTGGTATCTCGAACGACTGGCTTCGGCAGATAAAGGAAAAGCGTTTGAACTTGCGCTGCAACCTGTTCAGCTGCTTTCCCGCGTGCCTTATACCGAGCGCAGCGAACGAGAAAAACTGGTTTCCGCCATCACCCTTGAAGACGTGAACGCTTACCGTGAACAACTGGTACATCATGCCGCCGTAGAAGTGATGGTTGTCGGTAATATGACTGCCGCTCAGGTTAAAGCCATGTCGCAACAGATCATGCAAAAGCTTGGCGCACACGGAGACAAATGGTGGCGTGGCGAGCAGGCGCAGGTGACTGAGCCGGTAAAAGCCAATATTCAGCGTGTCGGGACCAGTTCGGACTCCGCGCTGGCTGCCGTTTATGTGCCAACAGGTTACGATGAAGTCCAGAGTATGGGATACAGCGCACTGCTCGGGCAGATTATTCAGCCCTGGTTCTACAGCCAGCTGCGTACTCAGGAGCAACTGGGATACGCTGTCTTTGCTTTCCCTATTCCTGTCGGAAAACAGTGGGGGATTGGTTTCCTGCTACAAAGTAACAGCAAACAACCTGACTATCTGTATCAGCGCTATCTGGCATTTTATCCACAAGCCGAAAAACGCCTGCGTGAAATGAAAGATGCTGAGTTCCTGCAGTACAAGCAGGGTCTGGTCAACGAAATGCAGCAGAATCCGCAAACCCTGGACGAGGAAGCCGACAGATTCGGTAATGATTTTAGTCGCGGAAATGCGCAATTTGATACCAGAGCGAATGTCATCCGCGTGATTGCCGGTCTGACACAAACCCAGCTGGCGGATTACTTCCAGAAAGCGGTGATTAAGCAAGAAGGGCTGGCGATGTTGTCTCAGGTTTCGGGCAATGACAGCAAAACACCGCAATATGCCGCACCGGAAGGTTTTAAAACCTGGCCAGATACGTCGACATTGCAGAAAACGCTAGAACCCAATTCTGCTGAATAA
- the lgt gene encoding prolipoprotein diacylglyceryl transferase, producing MSNSYLAFPQFDPVIFSIGPVSLHWYGLMYLVGFVFAMWLAVRRANKPGSGWTKDEVENLLYAGFLGVFLGGRIGYVFFYNLPLFLENPLYLFKVWDGGMSFHGGLIGVIVVMLIFARRTKRNFFQVADFIAPLIPFGLGAGRLGNFINGELWGRVTTDVPWAMLFPGSRQEDIAIAAADPKWQPLLNQYGVLPRHPSQLYELLLEGIVLFIILNVFIRKSRPMGAVSGLFLIGYGLFRIIVEHFRQPDAQLGLFDGIISMGQVLSIPMVVIGLIMMVWAYRRPQKQLS from the coding sequence ATGAGCAACAGCTATCTGGCGTTTCCCCAGTTTGATCCGGTGATTTTCTCAATCGGACCGGTATCTCTTCACTGGTACGGACTGATGTATCTGGTCGGTTTTGTCTTCGCAATGTGGCTGGCGGTACGCCGTGCTAACAAGCCAGGCAGCGGCTGGACCAAAGACGAAGTTGAAAATCTGTTGTACGCGGGTTTCCTCGGTGTCTTCCTCGGTGGTCGTATCGGTTACGTATTCTTCTACAATCTGCCTTTGTTCCTCGAAAACCCACTGTATCTTTTCAAAGTGTGGGACGGCGGCATGTCCTTCCACGGCGGCCTGATTGGCGTAATCGTGGTCATGCTGATTTTTGCCCGTCGCACTAAGCGCAACTTCTTCCAGGTTGCCGATTTTATCGCTCCGCTGATCCCGTTTGGTCTGGGCGCGGGTCGTCTTGGTAACTTTATCAATGGCGAGCTCTGGGGCCGCGTGACCACGGATGTGCCATGGGCAATGCTGTTCCCGGGTTCCCGTCAGGAAGATATTGCGATTGCCGCCGCTGACCCGAAATGGCAGCCGCTGCTGAACCAGTACGGCGTGTTGCCGCGCCATCCTTCTCAGCTGTATGAACTGCTGCTCGAAGGTATCGTACTGTTCATCATCCTGAACGTATTTATCCGTAAATCCCGCCCGATGGGCGCGGTATCAGGCTTGTTCCTGATCGGTTATGGCTTATTCCGCATCATCGTTGAACACTTCCGCCAGCCAGATGCACAGCTTGGTTTGTTCGACGGGATCATCAGTATGGGACAGGTGCTGTCCATCCCAATGGTTGTCATTGGCCTGATTATGATGGTCTGGGCATATCGCCGTCCGCAGAAACAATTGTCGTGA
- a CDS encoding prepilin-type N-terminal cleavage/methylation domain-containing protein — MNEIQKEQQGFSLTEALIAMLLLSVSILGLLNYYQSLTYGFMRQWQVQQAWAEAHSQLEAYSLTGKGTEPFVAGWEFQLTGISDAQSCKLVSAKIQTPAKYHAMLQRLICNFSP; from the coding sequence ATGAATGAAATCCAGAAAGAACAACAAGGCTTTAGTCTGACAGAGGCTCTGATTGCAATGTTGTTGCTGTCAGTGTCGATACTTGGACTCCTGAACTACTACCAGTCGCTGACATACGGGTTTATGCGGCAGTGGCAGGTTCAGCAGGCGTGGGCAGAAGCACATTCTCAGCTTGAAGCCTATTCATTGACAGGAAAGGGCACTGAGCCTTTTGTCGCGGGTTGGGAATTTCAGCTTACTGGCATTTCAGATGCACAATCCTGCAAGTTAGTCAGTGCTAAGATTCAAACGCCGGCAAAATATCATGCAATGTTGCAGCGCCTGATATGTAATTTCAGCCCCTGA
- the mltA gene encoding murein transglycosylase A, translating into MKGRWSKYLLGGLVIAVLAGCSSRPTDRGQQYKDGRLDNALEYVNEPNATGKPVNALDYSNQVAAVQIASSSLYGRNNTTFQAVEQWLRSGADTRNLSQYGISAYQMEGADNFGNVQLTGYYTPVVQARYTRQGEFQYPLYRMPPKRGRLPDRASIYSGALSDNYVVAWTNSLMDNFMMEVQGSGYVDYGDGRPFMFFGYAGKNGHAYRSIGKVLIDRGEVARENMSMQAIRQWADTHSAAEVRELLEQNPSFVFFKPEPFAPVRGASGVPLIAKASVASDRSLIPAGTTLLAEVPELNDKGKFTGKYHMRLMVALDVGGAIKGQHFDMYQGIGPDAGHSAGFYNHYGRVWVLKSAQNGKPLFTAYAPSN; encoded by the coding sequence ATGAAAGGACGTTGGAGTAAATATCTGCTGGGTGGTCTGGTGATAGCGGTACTGGCGGGATGTTCCTCGCGACCCACCGACCGTGGCCAGCAGTATAAAGATGGTCGCCTCGATAATGCGCTTGAATACGTGAATGAGCCGAATGCGACGGGCAAACCGGTTAATGCGCTGGATTACTCCAATCAGGTTGCCGCAGTTCAGATTGCCTCTTCTTCTTTATACGGTCGTAACAACACGACATTTCAGGCTGTCGAACAATGGTTACGATCCGGCGCGGATACCCGCAATCTGAGCCAGTACGGCATCAGCGCTTATCAGATGGAAGGTGCTGACAATTTCGGTAACGTTCAGCTGACCGGCTATTACACGCCAGTGGTACAGGCGCGTTATACGCGTCAGGGTGAATTCCAGTATCCGCTTTACCGTATGCCACCAAAACGGGGTCGTCTGCCTGACCGTGCCTCGATTTATTCCGGAGCCCTGAGCGATAATTACGTCGTCGCCTGGACCAATTCCCTGATGGATAACTTCATGATGGAAGTGCAGGGCAGCGGGTATGTCGATTACGGCGATGGTCGCCCGTTCATGTTCTTTGGTTATGCCGGCAAGAATGGCCATGCTTACCGCAGTATCGGCAAAGTGCTGATCGACCGTGGTGAAGTGGCGCGCGAAAACATGTCGATGCAGGCTATCCGTCAGTGGGCCGATACACACAGCGCGGCAGAAGTCCGTGAACTGCTGGAGCAAAACCCGTCATTCGTGTTCTTCAAGCCTGAGCCTTTCGCGCCAGTTCGCGGTGCCAGCGGCGTTCCGCTGATTGCCAAAGCCTCGGTAGCGTCTGACCGTTCGCTGATCCCGGCGGGGACAACATTGCTGGCAGAAGTGCCTGAGCTGAATGATAAAGGCAAGTTTACCGGTAAATATCACATGCGCCTGATGGTAGCACTGGATGTCGGCGGAGCGATTAAAGGACAACATTTCGATATGTATCAGGGTATTGGCCCTGACGCCGGACATTCTGCCGGATTTTATAATCACTATGGACGCGTCTGGGTGTTAAAATCAGCGCAGAACGGCAAACCGCTGTTCACGGCCTACGCGCCCTCTAACTAG
- the amiC gene encoding N-acetylmuramoyl-L-alanine amidase AmiC — MTDDNHNPGRRRLLQTVAASWMLSVSKVGFAASSQVIAVRIWPSSTYTRITLESSTPLKYKQFLLNDPPRVVIDIEGVHLNSVLKGLGEKVQQSDPYIRQARVGQFDTKTVRMVLELKRAISPHVFTLKPVAEFHNRLVVDLYPQEGDVSVQDDPLLALLEDYNRGDVARTLPPETRKDGQAGRSRPLVIMLDPGHGGEDPGAIGKYKTREKDVVLQIGRRLQKLIAREPNMKAHMTRNEDVFIPLKVRVAKARKLRADLFISIHADAFTSRAAKGSSVFALSTKGATSSAARFLAQTQNESDLIGGVSKSGDRYLDHTMFDLVQTATISDSLKFGKEVLTRMGKINHLHKNKVDQAGFAVLKAPDIPSILVETAFISNINEEKKLRTAHFQQQVAESILAGIKAYFAQGGMSARG, encoded by the coding sequence ATGACTGACGATAATCACAATCCCGGACGACGACGCCTTCTTCAAACCGTAGCTGCCTCCTGGATGCTTAGTGTCAGTAAAGTAGGTTTTGCCGCCAGCTCACAGGTTATCGCGGTACGCATCTGGCCTTCCTCGACGTATACCCGTATTACTCTTGAATCCAGCACTCCCTTAAAATATAAGCAGTTTCTGCTTAATGATCCGCCGCGAGTGGTCATTGATATTGAGGGCGTCCACCTGAACAGCGTGCTTAAAGGTCTGGGCGAGAAAGTTCAGCAAAGCGATCCTTATATCCGTCAGGCGCGGGTAGGGCAGTTCGATACCAAAACGGTTCGTATGGTGCTGGAACTCAAGCGGGCCATCAGTCCGCATGTCTTTACGCTTAAACCAGTGGCGGAGTTTCATAACCGTCTGGTTGTCGACCTTTATCCGCAAGAAGGGGACGTCAGTGTTCAGGATGATCCTCTGCTGGCGTTACTGGAAGATTACAATCGCGGGGATGTCGCAAGAACGCTGCCGCCGGAAACCAGGAAAGACGGTCAGGCAGGGCGCAGCAGGCCGCTGGTGATCATGCTTGATCCCGGCCATGGTGGAGAAGACCCGGGCGCTATCGGAAAATACAAAACCCGCGAGAAAGATGTCGTATTGCAGATTGGCCGAAGGTTACAGAAGCTGATCGCGCGTGAACCCAATATGAAAGCGCATATGACCCGCAACGAAGACGTATTTATCCCGCTGAAAGTCCGCGTGGCAAAGGCGAGAAAGCTGCGGGCAGATCTGTTTATCTCTATCCATGCGGATGCGTTTACCAGCCGGGCTGCCAAAGGATCGTCGGTGTTTGCGTTATCAACGAAAGGCGCAACCAGTTCAGCGGCACGTTTTCTGGCACAAACGCAGAATGAATCCGACCTGATAGGCGGCGTCAGCAAAAGCGGTGACCGCTATCTCGATCATACGATGTTTGATCTGGTTCAGACGGCGACCATCAGTGACAGCCTGAAATTCGGTAAAGAAGTGCTGACGCGGATGGGCAAGATTAATCATCTGCACAAAAACAAAGTCGATCAGGCGGGATTCGCTGTGCTGAAAGCGCCGGATATTCCTTCGATTCTGGTCGAGACGGCGTTTATCAGTAACATCAATGAAGAGAAAAAACTTCGGACTGCGCATTTTCAGCAGCAGGTGGCGGAGTCCATTCTGGCGGGGATCAAAGCGTACTTTGCTCAGGGCGGGATGTCTGCGAGGGGATGA
- a CDS encoding prepilin peptidase-dependent protein, whose translation MSLIEMMVVVALVAMCTLWGIHSWRNYQQALKLEQSAQQLRLYLFGVQAEANNYNRSAVLWGIAGTDGCVGTGTSPSGCDNAVGKIFATRGSGVELLAVSEKSMGFYGLRNAALAGHITLKNSAGSLRIVLSVRGRLRTCSEAQPLLGIGLCQ comes from the coding sequence ATGTCGCTGATTGAAATGATGGTTGTCGTGGCTCTGGTCGCCATGTGTACGTTGTGGGGGATCCACAGCTGGCGCAATTACCAGCAGGCATTAAAGCTTGAGCAATCTGCTCAGCAGCTGCGTTTGTATCTGTTCGGGGTGCAGGCAGAAGCCAATAATTACAATCGCTCTGCTGTCTTATGGGGCATTGCCGGCACTGATGGATGCGTGGGAACCGGAACTTCTCCTTCAGGTTGTGATAATGCTGTGGGAAAAATATTCGCCACCCGTGGATCCGGTGTGGAGTTACTTGCTGTCAGTGAAAAAAGCATGGGCTTTTACGGGCTGCGTAATGCGGCGCTGGCCGGGCATATCACACTGAAAAATTCAGCGGGAAGTTTGCGGATCGTACTTTCTGTCAGAGGACGGTTGCGTACGTGCAGTGAAGCGCAGCCATTGTTGGGCATCGGCTTATGCCAGTGA
- the thyA gene encoding thymidylate synthase encodes MKQYLDLMQKVLDEGTPKADRTGTGTLSIFGHQMRFNLQEGFPLVTTKRCHLRSIIHELLWFLKGETNIAYLRENNVSIWDEWADENGDLGPVYGKQWRAWGAADGKQIDQLANVVEQLKKDPDSRRIIVSAWNVGELDKMALAPCHAFFQFYVADGKLSCQLYQRSCDIFLGLPFNIASYALLVHMMAQQCDLEVGDFVWTGGDTHLYSNHMEQTHLQLSREPRALPKLVIKRKPASLFDYNFEDFEIEGYDPHPAIKAPVAI; translated from the coding sequence ATGAAACAGTATCTGGATTTAATGCAGAAAGTGCTCGATGAGGGCACCCCTAAAGCCGACCGTACCGGTACGGGCACGTTGTCGATTTTTGGTCATCAGATGCGTTTCAACTTGCAGGAAGGTTTCCCGCTGGTCACGACCAAACGCTGCCATTTACGCTCCATTATTCATGAACTCCTGTGGTTCCTGAAAGGCGAAACTAACATTGCTTATCTGCGTGAAAACAATGTCAGCATCTGGGACGAGTGGGCTGACGAAAACGGCGACCTTGGACCGGTTTACGGCAAGCAATGGCGTGCCTGGGGTGCGGCTGACGGCAAGCAAATCGACCAGCTGGCAAATGTGGTTGAACAGCTGAAGAAAGACCCTGACTCGCGTCGTATTATCGTGTCTGCATGGAACGTGGGCGAACTGGATAAGATGGCGCTGGCACCTTGCCACGCTTTCTTCCAGTTCTATGTGGCCGACGGTAAATTGTCCTGCCAGCTGTACCAGCGCTCATGCGATATCTTCCTCGGCTTGCCGTTCAATATCGCCAGCTACGCACTGCTGGTGCATATGATGGCGCAACAATGCGACCTCGAAGTGGGTGATTTTGTCTGGACGGGTGGCGATACGCACCTGTACAGCAACCACATGGAACAGACGCATCTGCAACTGAGCCGTGAACCTCGTGCGTTGCCAAAACTTGTTATTAAACGCAAACCGGCCTCCTTGTTTGATTACAACTTCGAAGATTTCGAGATTGAAGGGTACGATCCGCACCCTGCAATCAAGGCACCTGTCGCTATCTGA
- a CDS encoding YgdB family protein, whose amino-acid sequence MTAAEMRDSVRQRGSTMILSIMVMMGLGLIALNSLQQQLSAGLALTSNQHRYVIAWENAASALAWGIRQSWKDSSEPFWQCRNVAAGIIASGTGRVCVRPSLRQDIFLFRGEGKMAEGNESVMQYQQVSVKKQASGEMIFSPLKQGWLDFCPEADEQVCNE is encoded by the coding sequence ATGACAGCGGCTGAAATGCGCGATTCGGTCAGACAGCGGGGTAGTACGATGATCCTGAGTATTATGGTGATGATGGGGTTGGGGTTGATTGCCCTAAACTCACTGCAACAGCAACTTTCCGCGGGACTGGCGCTGACATCGAATCAGCATCGTTATGTTATTGCCTGGGAAAATGCAGCATCAGCGTTAGCGTGGGGTATACGCCAGTCATGGAAAGACAGCAGCGAACCTTTCTGGCAGTGCCGGAATGTGGCAGCAGGCATCATCGCTTCAGGCACCGGCAGAGTGTGTGTCCGGCCTTCATTGCGCCAGGATATTTTCCTGTTTCGTGGCGAAGGAAAAATGGCAGAAGGCAATGAATCTGTTATGCAATATCAGCAGGTCAGTGTGAAAAAGCAGGCCAGCGGAGAGATGATTTTTTCACCCCTAAAACAGGGATGGCTGGATTTTTGCCCTGAGGCTGATGAGCAGGTCTGCAATGAATGA
- a CDS encoding prepilin peptidase-dependent protein, whose translation MPVSIPRCQGFTLPEVMIAMGIGSMLMLSAAQIYPLMRQRSQSLGRHYQLEQLLRQTTFAIGKDIRRAGFCNGTCEGKSVIIGNAAGEAASSCILVIYDLNRNGKWDKPGTAESEYFGYRLRQGGIEVQRGAGDCSSSGWEKFLDPAEVNVTRFVVTEVATSGSGRLYSLQLDASWSKNPFIHRQVTEMIAGHVL comes from the coding sequence ATGCCAGTGAGCATACCCCGCTGTCAGGGGTTCACGTTACCAGAAGTCATGATAGCAATGGGGATTGGCAGCATGCTGATGCTCAGTGCCGCACAAATCTATCCGCTGATGCGTCAGAGAAGCCAGAGCCTGGGCCGGCATTATCAGCTCGAGCAACTTTTACGCCAGACTACTTTTGCTATTGGCAAAGATATTCGTCGGGCCGGTTTCTGTAACGGAACCTGTGAGGGCAAATCTGTCATCATCGGCAATGCTGCGGGTGAAGCGGCGAGTTCCTGCATCCTTGTTATCTATGACCTGAACCGTAACGGAAAATGGGATAAGCCCGGGACGGCGGAGTCTGAATACTTTGGTTATCGTTTACGTCAGGGCGGTATTGAGGTTCAGCGCGGGGCAGGTGATTGCAGCAGTTCAGGGTGGGAAAAATTTCTCGACCCTGCTGAAGTCAACGTGACCCGGTTTGTGGTAACCGAGGTAGCAACAAGTGGCTCCGGCCGCCTGTATTCACTGCAACTTGACGCCAGCTGGAGCAAAAATCCTTTTATCCACCGGCAGGTGACCGAAATGATTGCAGGCCACGTTTTATGA
- the argA gene encoding amino-acid N-acetyltransferase → MKERSTELVQGFRHSVPYINAHRGKTFVVMLGGEAIEHENFSNIVNDIGLLHSLGIRLVVVYGARPQIDANLSEHNYEPIYHKNIRVTDARSLELVKQAAGLLQLDITARLSMSLNNTPLQGAHINVVSGNFIIAQPLGVDDGIDYCHSGRIRRIDEEAIHRQLDSNAIVLLGPVAVSVTGESFNLTSEEVATQLAIKLKAEKMIGFCSSQGVINEEGNIISELFPNDAQERIDQMESSGDYLSGTVRFLRGAVKACRSGVRRSHLISYQEDGALVQELFSRDGIGTQIVMESAEQVRRATINDIGGILELIRPLEQQGILVRRSREQLEMEIDKFTIIERDNLTIACAALYPFHDEGIGEMACVAVHPDYRSSSRGEMLLQRVASQAKMMGLNRLFVLTTRSIHWFQERGFKPAEVDVLPIQKQEMYNYQRRSKILISEL, encoded by the coding sequence GTGAAGGAACGTAGTACTGAACTGGTTCAGGGATTTCGCCACTCAGTTCCCTATATCAATGCTCACCGTGGCAAAACTTTCGTTGTCATGCTCGGTGGTGAAGCCATCGAACATGAGAACTTCAGTAATATTGTCAATGATATCGGTCTGTTACACAGCTTAGGTATTCGTCTGGTGGTCGTTTATGGTGCCCGTCCGCAGATTGACGCGAACCTTTCTGAGCACAATTACGAACCGATTTACCATAAAAATATCCGCGTCACTGACGCCCGTTCACTGGAACTGGTTAAGCAGGCTGCCGGCCTTTTACAGCTTGATATCACCGCCAGGCTTTCAATGAGCCTGAATAATACGCCACTGCAGGGCGCTCACATCAACGTGGTCAGCGGCAACTTTATTATCGCGCAGCCGCTGGGTGTAGATGACGGTATCGATTACTGCCACAGCGGCCGTATCCGCCGTATTGATGAAGAAGCCATTCATCGTCAGCTCGACAGCAATGCCATTGTATTGCTTGGTCCGGTTGCAGTTTCCGTTACGGGTGAAAGCTTCAATCTGACATCAGAAGAAGTGGCAACGCAGCTGGCGATTAAGCTTAAAGCCGAGAAAATGATCGGCTTCTGTTCGTCGCAGGGGGTTATTAATGAGGAAGGTAATATCATTTCCGAATTATTCCCGAATGACGCGCAGGAACGGATTGATCAGATGGAATCCAGTGGCGATTATCTTTCCGGCACAGTGCGCTTCCTACGTGGTGCGGTGAAAGCCTGCCGCAGCGGCGTTCGTCGCAGCCACCTGATCAGTTATCAGGAAGACGGTGCGCTGGTTCAGGAATTGTTCTCCCGCGATGGCATCGGTACGCAAATCGTCATGGAGAGCGCTGAACAGGTTCGCCGCGCCACCATTAACGACATCGGCGGTATCCTTGAACTGATCCGCCCTCTGGAGCAACAGGGCATTCTGGTGCGCCGTTCCCGTGAACAGCTGGAAATGGAAATCGATAAATTCACGATTATCGAACGGGATAATCTGACCATCGCCTGCGCCGCGCTCTATCCGTTCCATGACGAAGGCATTGGCGAAATGGCCTGCGTTGCCGTTCATCCGGATTACCGCAGTTCTTCACGGGGTGAGATGCTGCTGCAGCGTGTTGCCAGCCAGGCAAAAATGATGGGGCTAAACCGTTTATTTGTCCTTACGACGCGCAGCATTCACTGGTTCCAGGAGCGCGGTTTTAAACCGGCAGAGGTAGATGTATTGCCGATCCAGAAACAGGAAATGTACAACTATCAGCGCCGTTCAAAAATCCTGATATCTGAGCTGTAA